gtttcttttttaggCCTGGAGTACATTTACAATAAATTATAGGCCAGGGACACACACAGCCTCTTTCTCTTTGAAGGTGCAACATGCCACAGGGTCATCATACATCCCAAATATTTAGAATGGCATTCCAGTTCTCTTGGGACTCCTCATAATTTCTGCTTCCCTAGTGCTAATGCAAGCATATAGCTAAAGTTTGTAATTATAGTAATAGGGAAGCCcaagtctctttttttaaatagaaatttaaaaacaaattatatgttcatggtgaaaaaaaagaacagtgaaaaaagtaaaagtcCTCTTCTGCATTCTTATCTCCTGcagtttttcctatttatttacaaatatatgtattggttttaaaaaacaaaagaaatatatgtaagtagtaaaaatttcaaacaaaaaaattctcccACTCCATCTCATTCCCATCTTCAGTATCTTCCCCCAAAAGTAACCACCAtgaagaatttctaaaaattatctatatatgtatgtggtTTCTTATTTATACAAAAGAGGGGAGTATGGATTATGGAGGGCCTTGAACACCAGGTTAAGGAGCTTGGATTTTTATCATTTTGGCATTGATGAACCATGATAgtattttaaacaggaaaatataACAGTCAATTCTTAATATTATCCCACAGACTTTTAAAGGGGTTATACTCCTAGGCCATAGTAGCaagtgttcaaaaatattttgaatggggcttccctggtggcgcagtggttgagagtccgcctgccgatgcaggggacacgagttcgtgccccgatccgggaggatcccacgtgccgcggagcggctgggcccgtgagccatggccgctgagcctgcacgtccggagcctgtgctccgcaacgggagaggccacaacagtgagaggaccgcgtaccgcaaaaaaaaaaaaaaaattttgaatgaatgaacttttaaaaacacattgtgAGTACAGTCACATATTAAGGTCAAGGTATCAGGCTATTTCTTTACTATTCACAAACACCCAGGACCTTTAGACCATttagagacctgggttcaaggcTAATATATCCCAGAAGATAAGAGGAGGGAAACTATGGGATGGAAGAGGGTCTCGGCCCTGGCCAGggtggaaaagaaatggaaataactttGAGTGAGCACCTACAGAGTGCCTGGTATACATCACCTTTTTGAATCCTTGTACCCATCCAGCCAGATGGGGATCAGCCCCATTATTaggatgaggaaagtgaggctcatgACTTGTCCATAGTCACCCAGCAAGTAAGTAGCTTTCAAATGTCCCCTGCCTCTACTTTTATTATCCTTAGATCCATTCTCCCGATAGCAGCCATAgggatctttttaaaacacaaaacagaaggcTTCACATTCTTGCTTAAAACTCTCCAGTGGCCTCCTGTGGCTCTCAGGGTAAAATCCAACCTTCTCACTAAGCCCTCAAGGCCCAGCGCATCTGCCCTAGCCTCCACCTActactctttcctttccccttgcTCACCACACCAGAGCCACCCCAACcttggttatttgttttctaaggCACCAAACTTATTCCTACATTaaggcctttgcacctgctgttccttctTTGTGGAACACTCTACACACTCACTCCTTGCTCTACATATGGCTGGCTCCTCATCCCTTAGTTCTCAGCTAAGTCGCCTCTGCGAGAGTCCTTGCCTGACTTCCCCAGCTGAGTGCCTCCAACACGTACCATTATTCTCTatcatttcatccttttttgttgttgttataattctattcttttttttaattgaagtatagttgatttacaatgttgtgttaattactgctgtacagcaaagtgactcagttatacttatatacattctttttcacattcttttccattatggctttaaaaaaatatttatttatttatttatttttggctgcgttgggtctttgttgctgcacgcaggctttctctagttgcggcgagcggggctactcttcgttgtggtgcacgtgcttctcattgcggtggcttctcttgttgcggaccatgggctctaggcgcgtgggcttcagtagttgtggcccacaggctcagtagttgtggctcgcgggctctagagcgcaggctcagtagttgtggcgcacaggcttagttgctccgtggcatccCAGCACGGGATCTTCCGGGAcgaggctcgaacctgtgtcccctgcattggcaggcagattcttaaccactgcaccaccggggaagtccctccattatggcttatcacaggatattgaatatagttccctgtgctatacagtaggaccttgtcatccttctctttcttcatagCACCTGCCACAACTTGTAATGATACACtcctttgtttacttgtttattatctttttcctccactggttttcaaaacccatgagggcaggaactgtttGTTCCTTTCCCCTAGCATCTAGCATGGGACCAGACAAATAGCAGGCCCtccatatttgttgaatgaatgaatggatggatggatcgcGAAAACAAGGTTGGAAGACAGGGCGCCTCTGCTCAGTTTATGGAGCTGCCTCCTTGCACAGAAGGCTGGGCCCCAGCTGGGGCAAGATCTGGTTTCCAGGGTGGGCCCAacccctgcctctccaggaagTGTTTTCAGCCCTGGGTCCTGGGTCCCGGGCAATGTGGCCTAGGGATGGGAATCCAGCCGCCCTGGTGCCCAGTTGGGGGTCCCTGTCTCTTCCAAGCGGggaccaccccccagcccccacggCCCTCCCTGGGGTGCATCGGGGAGACGCTGAAAGGGGAGCAGTGCTGTCTAGTGGAGTttgactggggtggggggcggagagAGGGAGGGACGCGCAATAGCCCCGCCTAGAGGGCGGGCAGGGCCGGGTAAGAGGCGCCCAGACCGACCCCCGCCGTCCGCAGACCCGGACTCCTTCCTGAAGTCAGCGCGGCTGCAGCGGCTGCCGTCGTCGTCGTCGGAGATGGGCAGCCAGGACGGGTCGCCGTTGCGGGAGACGCGCAAAGACCCGTTCTCCGCGGCAGCGTCCGAGTGCTCCTGCCGCCAGGACGGGCTCACGGTCATCGTCACGGCCTGCCTCACCTTTGCCACCGGTGTCACTGTGGCGCTCATCATGCAGATCTACTTCGGAGACCCCCAGGTGAGGAGGAAgcggagggggagaggagagaacctGGGGAGGAGGGCTGAAGAAGCGCTTAAGGAGACCTTGGGAACTGAGGACTGGCTGAGTGGTGAAAGGGGGCCAGCAAATGGAAAGGGGAGAGGGCGGTGACATGGGAGAGGAAGGTCTCAAGGGAGGGCCTCCTGGGCGTGAGGCGGACAGAGCTCAAAGAAGGGAACTGATCAGGTAAGAGGCACTTGAGGTAAGGAAAGAAGACTCGTAGGGGAGAGTCAAGGGGATAAAAGGGCAGggctcccatccccaccctctgTTGGAGGTTCTGGGGTTAGTGGAGGTGCCTTAGGGAGGCAGGAGGCCCCTTCTGCCCCCACCtagtcccctcccccttccagaTCTTTCACCAGGGCGCTGTGGTGACTGATGCCGCACACTGCACATCGCTGGGCAtagaggtgctcagtaaacagggATCTTCCGTGGATGCAGCTGTGGCAGCAGCCCTGTGTTTGGGGATCGTGGCTCCTCACAGTTCTGGCCTGGGCGGGTAAGAAGCTCCCCTCTGCGGAGGTTGGGGTGCCCCAGGCCTCCTTCTGTCTCTTGGTCTGTGGGCCTCATGTTCGCTTCTCCAAGTTTGAGCAGAGGAGCAACTGGGCCCCAGCtccttgcattttctctttctacaCTCAATCTTACCCCCTTCTCTTTACATGGAGTCCAAGGAGGTGTTTTCCGAAGATTTTTCTTTAACTGGGAAAAGGATTTCATAAACTCTAAAGTGAGGTACACAGTTGGGGGTATACTGTCATTAATTAAGGCTGTGATACTTCAACTTTTAGGGTTTACAAATCCTTAAAACAAATCCCTGTGAGTCTGATGAAAGCAATGGATCCTCTATCCTCCAAAAATACACCCCAGGGTAAGACCTCTTAAAACAGACTATAAACCGGCCACCCATGGGCCACACCCGGCACACAGCCTGGTTTAGTTTgcacacttaaatttttaaaaatttggttgcTGATGTTAAAAGTTGAGAATTttcataaaaatccagatttctaacATTTCTTGAACAATCAGGAGACCTAATAACATTGGGCCTACATTCTCACCTGGCTGCAGTTAATCTGGAGCTGAATAGAAGCTGTTTCCCATGATGGGGCTTGTACTGTCCACTTGGCCATAGCTCCTACCACTCCCTTTTGTTTAGCTGTCCTGCTTTCCCTATTATGTAAGCTGGCAAGCCAGATATCTCAGATGTAACCCCCATCTCAGATGGAAGCAAACCACAGAAAAGGGACAAGCTGACTAAGTCCGTATCTTGGCTCCGGAAAGACCAACCTTCCAGGCCCTACGAAAGAAATTCCACTTTTGGTTGTGTACAGTCCGTCCTTACATAATTCAGtcctgggagagggagagggacgtACCACAGAGGCAGGTGCAGGAAGCTGACAGGGGTCCAACTGTGGtaggaggtgggggtggaggggaagcagAACATCCCGCTCTCCCAGTCTCTGGGTTTTCCCTCGTCAGGGATTAAAGGCTCCAATAACAGGCTGGAAGAGGTCCATGGACTCTGGGTCCCCCACCCCCTTGATTTCACTCCCCACCCTGATAGGGTAGCTGAGTCTCTGAATCTCTACTGGGGAGGGAGCTCAGACACCTGACTCCTGAAGACAGACTGAGCCTTTAGCCATCAGTGTGGGGGGCTTGAGGAACGGCAGGTTAATTGTTCAGAGGAGTGGCATCTTATCATCACCCTCCCACTTCCGTGTCTCTCCTAGTGGAGGTGTGATGCTGGTACATGACATCCGACGGAATAAGAGCCACCTAATTGATTTCCGGGAGTCTGCACCAGGGGCTCTCAGAGAAGAGGCCCTGCAGAGATCCTGGGAGACCAAGGTGGGGACCCTGGTGAGAAGGGGGGGTGTCTCCCTTCACTGCCCTTCTGCTAACCCAAGCATTACCTTGCTGAATATTTACtgtggaggtgagggaaagaGTTAAGCAGGATGCTCTTAGGCTGTGAGGGAGATGGGcagcccccaaaataaaataatgaaccaggacttccctggcagtccagtggttaagactctgtgcttccactgcaggggatgcgggttccatccccggtacgggaaagatcctgcatgctgcaaggtgcagccaataataataataataataatgaaccaGAAAATCTGAATGTTTGATAACAGGCAGTGCAGCACCACCTTACTTCTCTGGTGACCTTGCCTATCTGGCacataagaaggaagaaaaagagccaCTGAGCAGTCTGAGATGTCACAGGGTAGCTGCACTATCACTCACACATCTCATTCTGAGGCTGTTGTTGGTAACTTTCCTAGCCCATGACATATTAGAAGATTATAGAGGAACTGCTGGAGGCAAACCCACTATCTACTGAGAGCAAAGGAGGAAATAGAATAACTTGGAAAAATAGATATTTAGTGCCGTGGCAAAAGCCAAACACACCCCTGAATTATCACAGTTCAGAGTAATGGTGGTGTGTTAATGAAAAGGTTAAATGAAGGTTACTTGTCCACTGTTTTAAAAGGCAAGAGTAGGTATAATCCAATCTAGACAGGTTTCCATCTAAATTGTTATGTCTTGGCTCTTAAAAGGGTTTGCTTAATTTATAAATCCCTCAGCTATGACAGATAAAGGAGGCCTTTCTGCATTTGCTGATAGGAagtcagggaggtgggagggatgcCTGCTGGGGACAGCTTGTCCCTCCTCTGGGATACTTGGCCTATGTCTCTCCCCTATGCCAGCCCCCCATCCCTGGCTTGGGGCTCTGCGGAATTCAGCCCAGCGCCCCCCCTTCCAGTGACCTggtctcctctctccctcacctgCCCGCCTTGCCCAGCCTGGGCTCTTGGTGGGGGTTCCCGGAATGGTGAAGGGGCTACACGAAGCTCACCAGCTCTATGGCAGGTAAAGGTTCTCCCCCTGGGGACCAGGGGCCCCTGCCTGCACTCCTCCTTGGGTGACCTTCTCCTACCTTCCTGGATTCTTCCCTTCCCAGCTCCCCCCTCCTAATATCCCCTTCCCTTGCCAGGACTCTCCTTCCCAggaaccccccctccccccccaggacccttcttcctccccccaGGACCTCCTCCACCCCCTGCTCTCCGGCTCCCCCAGGCTGCCATGGTCCCAGGTCCTCGCCTTCGCAGCAGCTGTGGCCCAAGATGGCTTCAACATAACCCATGATCTAGGTCAGTGGGGCCTGGGGGTAGAGGGAAAGGCATGAGTTTgatggagaggggagagggaaccTCTGCAATTTAGGTCCTAAGCCAGGAAGTGCCTCTCTTCCAGTTTGCTCCTCagaccccctccccacaccaccCTACCTTCACTGGGAGGGATCCTCCAATGGGGGGGGATCTGGGATTGGCCCATATACACCACCACTACCCACCCCCCTCTGTAACAGGCTCCTGGGGGGCCGGAGGGCTTAGGGCCGGCCTCTCAGGCCTCATCCACCCCACCTGTTGCGTGTACAGTCCCGACACCCCCATCCCAGCCTCATGTCCCTGCCCACAGCCCAAGCCCTGGCCGAACAGCCACCACCCAATGCGTCTGAGCGCTTCCGTGAGACGTTCCTGCCCTCGGGTCACCCGCCACTACCTGGCTCACTGCTGCGACGGCCTGACCTGGCGGCGGTGCTGGATGTGCTTGGCACCTATGGCCCCGCTGCCTTCTATGCCGGTGGCAACCTCACGCTGGAGATGGTGGCAGAGGTGAGCGTGTGGGGCACCCCCGGCCCTGCGGCGGAGGACCCTACTGCAGAGAAGTCCTCTTCCCCCTTACTTCCCTGTCTTTCTTTCTGCATATATTTACTGGGGATTCCATTTACTTGAAATTCTAGAATAGACAAAACTAACCTCAGAATCAGATCAGTAGTTTGGGGGATTGGAGGGGTTGACTGGGATGAGGCACAAAGAACCTCCTAGGGTGATGAGAATATTTTGTCTTGATTGAGAGAGGTACCTTTGAGCTCCCCAGGGCTGGTACCAACCTGTATAGTGGCCTGTCCTGGCCCTCCCAGGCCTGGTGGAGACCCAGGatcagcctcagcttccttgaGCCCACAATCCCACCCTGCTCCCTGGATTTTCTAGGGACCGAGGGAGACACCGTCTTCACTGGTGATTATCAGGATTGGGGAGGATTGACACAAGGGCTTACCACCCAAGCCCAAAGAGTCTTAGTCTGAGGCAGTAATGGGTTCTGAGAACTATTGTTGATAGTTCAAAACCACTAACGGAAAATTATGTTCAAGATAAGGATACACAGACCAACTCAGTGATTGTCTCATCTGTGCAATGTGGGTGGTTATATCTATCTCTGCCATACAGTTGTGGGAATTAAACAGGTCCATCATTCATTCTACTTTCATGGagagcctgctctgtgccagcttCTGTGCTGGGCATTGGAGTTATGGATGTGGTGATAGATGCCTCTCTCAAATGGACATTCCTGGAAAGTCCAACAGCGTACTGGTTTTAGATCTACTGGGTCCAGGGACTCCATCCACATTGTAAGGACttgttctgtctctctttctttcggTCTCACTACTCTACTTTCCGCTGTTTGAAATCACTCTGTCAGAACCTTTCCACACCTGCTCTCCACCAGCCATCCTTCCAGCAAGCCATCCCAGAGAAAGAGCCTTTCTCATTCAAGCAAAGCCTCAAGGTTATGTCTCATCAGCCCATCATAGGTCTCATGACTATTCCCAATCCAGTCACGGTAGCACAGAAAAGGAATGCTCTGATTAGGCCAGACCTGGGTTGCATATCCTCTCCTGGTGGTGGAGAAGGGGATGAAGGAAACTCTAACAAAGACCATCAGAGCTTTAAGAGAGAAAAACCCAAAGCTGAGTTTATTAACTTACCAGACAAAGCCAAGAAATTCGATGTGTAGGTCACTGAGGGTAGATTAGAAGTCAGAGGCTTCAGGTACTTAAAAGTACTAAAAAACGAGAGGATTCCTAGGGGTTTTGCTAATTTAGGATCAAAAATTAGCATGCTGGATAGAATGAGCCCATCAGTTTGTACAGGATTAGATCATTGGTCAGTAGAGTGCTCAGTTATGTCCCATAACGGTTGTCCTACGAGGGTCATCCAGAGTTCATGGTTTTGGAGTGGCTTTAGTTGGTTGTAGTGAAATGCAGAATTCAGTTTTGATATCTCCTAGGCAAGTACTGCTGTAAGTGGAAAATCTTCCTTCTACATAGGCAGAGGGCAGTATGTGCAAAGACATGGAGTCATGAGTTCAGGACCTGCAGGTCACTCTGGGTCGCTGTACAGAGCTCATTGGGGAATAGCAGGATGTGAAGTGGGAGAGGtaagcaggggccagatcacaaagggccttgaatgccaagctAAGGAGGTCATTCATAGATTGTATCCagtacaatgtctggcacatagtgggtgcttaTTGTTAGtgcttttccccttcctttttcctGGGGTACCCACAGCTGATGGGGTCTCTAAAGGCCATGATGGGAATTGCAGAAGGCACGATATTTATAACCATTTGATCTGTGTATGATCCAAACATACACCTTAGGCTAAACCGCATGCTTACGGTGTGCTGTGTGACTCACAGTGGCGGGGGTCATTCTCTCCCCTCCAGGCTCAGCATGCAGGGGGTGTCATAACTGAGGAGGACTTCAGCAACTACAGTGCCCTCTTGGAGAAGCCTGTGTGTGGCGTGTACAGAGGTGacctctcccccagctcccaggGTCCCCACTCAGGAGAAGCCTCCCAGTCCACGGCCACATCCTTTTGGCCTAGTGGCTCCTCCccatttcacaaaagagaaaccGAAGCAATGAGCTGCCTAAACAGCCAACCGTTGAAGCAAGCCAGAGTCAGCCTACTTCTAAAGTAGTTGTGGAGTCAGTTACCCCAAATATTTAGGATATGGACAGGGAGGTCTGGTCAAAGGCTAAGGCCTGGAATTTGGGGTTCTGgccataggttttcttttttttttaatagatttattttattgtgtatttatttattggctgtgttcagtcttccattgctgtgcgcgggctttctctagttgcagcgagcgggggctactcttcgttgcggtgcgagggcctctcattgcggtggcttctcttgttgcagagcacaggctccaggagtgcaggcttcagcagttgtggctcgcgggctccagagcgcaggctcagtagctgtggcgcacgggcctagtcgctccgggatcctcccggaccagggctcgaacccgtgtcccctgcattggcaggcggactctcaaccactgcaccaccagggaagccccataggttTTCTTGATTCAGGGTCTGTGTtgcctcagccccctccccagccccactctcaCTGCCCTATGCTTCCTAAGAAGAGTCTATAAGACCAAAATCCATCTTAGCTTCAGGTTAGAACAAACCCTTCAAGACAGTCAGAGACCTTCCCCCTCATTGTgccaaaaggaaactgaggcccaggggaggAATGGAACTTAACCTGCCAAACTCAAAACCAGTGAGGAGCCCAGAAAGCCAAGCTAATGACATGGGTAAACTCCATGTTTGCAAACCCAAAGTGGTAGGCTCCTGAGTCCCTCAGAAGGTTCTCAGGCTTTCTCCCCTCGAGGAGGCCCAGATAACCTCAAGCTCCAGGAGAGGCTGCCTCTGCATTCAGGTTTCCAGGCCTCAATCTCTTAAGCCTAATTCTTCTACCAGAAGTGGTGTTATACTGAGCAGAGGAAGAGCATAGCTTTGGAGCCaggaagacctgggtttgagtacCAGCTGTGCCATTCACCTTGAACAAGCCACTTCCCACTCAGAGCCTTGTTTCCCtccttaaaatggagataataatagtgcctactgCTCAGGGTGCCCATGAGGAGGTGGAGAGATGATGTTGGAAGTTATCCTGATCAGAATGGGCACTGAATGTGTAgtatttgatttccatttgccctCTGCAGCCTGGGTTCTCTTGGTAATGCCGGTACCTTGAGTACTCTGGGCTCCCCTTACCTCTTGTAACTCTGGACCAGCTGcctctttgtacctcagtttccttacctgtaaaatgggaatgataacagtacccgttatgaggattaaatgagttaattagTTAACGCTACTGTCATGTGTCAAGTATTATTATTGTTCCTTTGATGTCCAAACATCCAATGACAGGGGCCTCAAATAGAAAGAGAAGTTTGCTGTTTCCAGGAAGTTTCGGGGGTGGGACCAGCAGGAGCCCTGAATAATATCCTGGCCTAAGGGAGGAGCTGAAAGGAGACACATGGTGGACCAGGACTCTGGACATCTGGACACCAGTCCCTGCTCTGCCAATGGACTGtagtgtgactctgggcaaatcACAGTTTtcttgagccttagtttcctcatatggatgaggaaactaaagacaAGTGTTCTGGGTTGGAGTCCTGGCCCTGCCCTTGActtgctgtgtgaacttgggtggGTCCCTTTGCCTCCCAGTGTAGTTTTCCTACCTGATGAGGGGGTTCAGTGCAGTGGTTTCAGTCTGTGTGATGGAGGGATGTGGAGATGCCTTGACCTCTCCCCTGCCGTCGGTAATTTCCTGTCCTTTCAGGCCACCTGGTTCTCAGTCCCCGACCCCCACACACGGGCCCTGCCCTCATCAGTGCTCTCAACATCCTCGAGGGCTTCAATCTCTCCAGCCTGGTATCCCGGGAACAGGCTCTTCACTGGGTGGCAGAGGTAAGGCTGACCCCCTCCATTCCATCCTGGGTCTGGGGACACTAAGAGTGGGGGGATGGGGTAGTGCCAGAAGGCCTGACTAAATCACCTTCAAGTTTTCTCACACAGGACCCTGGTGTGGGTGCTGGGAGGGGCTTGGCAACCTCTTCCACACCCCTGCTCTGTTTTCAGACCCTGAAGATCGCATTAGCTCTGGCCAGCAGACTGGGAGATCCCGTCTACGATTCTACCATCACTGAGAGCATGGATGACATGCTCAGGTGGGTCCCGAGGGGCAGGACCCTGGGTACTGCAGAGGCGGTGGCAGGTGTGGGGAAAGAATCAGGTGAAAAGCAGCTGGTGGAGCAATAAGGCCTGAAGGCCCAAGTCAATTTCAGCTCAACCCCAACTCACAGTGTGACACTAGTTGCCTCACCTTGCGCCTTAGTTTCCGCATCTGTACAACAAGGTGGTCTACTTTATATAGCTCTCACATTTTTTTGACCCTAGCAGGGCACCTATATGGACCCATCTGTTCTGCCTTTTgagtagaaaaagaaagcctAATAACAATGAAAAGAGCCCCCAGGCAAATACTAGAGGTGGTGGGGATTTTGATTCAAGTGTACTTACATCAGCAGCATAACATAGTAGTAAGATTGTGGGCTCTAGTCGGACTGCctcagttcaaatcccagcctcaCCATCCACTAGCTGtgcagccttgggcaagtcatttaaactctctaagtctcagtttctacAAGGGCCTGCCATTAACAGTGCCAGCCTTATGAGGTCGTGGTGCGGACTAAACAAGATCatacatgcaaagcacttagcaagttgtctggcacataataaatattcaacaaatatcattGTTATTCTCAATTGGCAATAGAGGTAAGATTGATTACTATTTAGCTGCTACTATAACTGACTTAAAGGCTAGCTAAAGGAAAAATCAGAAGCCAAAAATATAGTTCATGTAAATTTATACTGATACTCAAACAACCCACTATGAATTAagttgcaaatgatgagactaaATGAACAGCtaataattaaaaagcagaaacagcaGCAACCAAAAACGAAAACCAGCTCAAGGCCACAAGGATAAAGCCTAAAAACCAAGCCTCCCCACCTCCGCCTGCCCCCAAACCACTTGAAACAAAACCCTCTGTGCCT
This region of Physeter macrocephalus isolate SW-GA chromosome 14, ASM283717v5, whole genome shotgun sequence genomic DNA includes:
- the GGT7 gene encoding glutathione hydrolase 7 isoform X3 → MAAENEASQESALGAYSPVDYMSITSFPRLPEDEPAPAAPLRSRKDEDAFLGDPDTDPDSFLKSARLQRLPSSSSEMGSQDGSPLRETRKDPFSAAASECSCRQDGLTVIVTACLTFATGVTVALIMQIYFGDPQIFHQGAVVTDAAHCTSLGIEVLSKQGSSVDAAVAAALCLGIVAPHSSGLGGGGVMLVHDIRRNKSHLIDFRESAPGALREEALQRSWETKDLLHPLLSGSPRLPWSQVLAFAAAVAQDGFNITHDLAQALAEQPPPNASERFRETFLPSGHPPLPGSLLRRPDLAAVLDVLGTYGPAAFYAGGNLTLEMVAEAQHAGGVITEEDFSNYSALLEKPVCGVYRGHLVLSPRPPHTGPALISALNILEGFNLSSLVSREQALHWVAETLKIALALASRLGDPVYDSTITESMDDMLSKVEAAYFRGQINDSQTAPVPLLPIYELNGAPTAAQVLIMGPDDFIVAMVSSLNRPFGSGLITPSGILLNSQMLDFSWPNRTANHPAPSLENSVQPGKRPLSFLLPTVVRPAEGLCGTYLALGANGAARGLSGLTQVLLNVLTLNRNLSDSLARGRLHPDLQTNLLQVDSEFTEEEIEFLEARGHHVEKVDVLSWVHGSRRTNNFIIGVKDPRSPDAAGATIL
- the GGT7 gene encoding glutathione hydrolase 7 isoform X4 produces the protein MAAENEASQESALGAYSPVDYMSITSFPRLPEDEPAPAAPLRSRKDEDAFLGDPDTDPDSFLKSARLQRLPSSSSEMGSQDGSPLRETRKDPFSAAASECSCRQDGLTVIVTACLTFATGVTVALIMQIYFGDPQIFHQGAVVTDAAHCTSLGIEVLSKQGSSVDAAVAAALCLGIVAPHSSGLGGGGVMLVHDIRRNKSHLIDFRESAPGALREEALQRSWETKPGLLVGVPGMVKGLHEAHQLYGRLPWSQVLAFAAAVAQDGFNITHDLAQALAEQPPPNASERFRETFLPSGHPPLPGSLLRRPDLAAVLDVLGTYGPAAFYAGGNLTLEMVAEAQHAGGVITEEDFSNYSALLEKPVCGVYRGHLVLSPRPPHTGPALISALNILEGFNLSSLVSREQALHWVAETLKIALALASRLGDPVYDSTITESMDDMLSKVEAAYFRGQINDSQTAPVPLLPIYELNGAPTAAQVLIMGPDDFIVAMVSSLNRPFGSGLITPSGILLNSQMLDFSWPNRTANHPAPSLENSVQPGKRPLSFLLPTVVRPAEGLCGTYLALGANGAARGLSGLTQVLLNVLTLNRNLSDSLARGRLHPDLQTNLLQVSSQRKRLSSWKPGVTTWRRWMSCPGSMAAGEPITSSSV
- the GGT7 gene encoding glutathione hydrolase 7 isoform X2, whose product is MAAENEASQESALGAYSPVDYMSITSFPRLPEDEPAPAAPLRSRKDEDAFLGDPDTDPDSFLKSARLQRLPSSSSEMGSQDGSPLRETRKDPFSAAASECSCRQDGLTVIVTACLTFATGVTVALIMQIYFGDPQIFHQGAVVTDAAHCTSLGIEVLSKQGSSVDAAVAAALCLGIVAPHSSGLGGGGVMLVHDIRRNKSHLIDFRESAPGALREEALQRSWETKPGLLVGVPGMVKGLHEAHQLYGRLPWSQVLAFAAAVAQDGFNITHDLAQALAEQPPPNASERFRETFLPSGHPPLPGSLLRRPDLAAVLDVLGTYGPAAFYAGGNLTLEMVAEAQHAGGVITEEDFSNYSALLEKPVCGVYRGHLVLSPRPPHTGPALISALNILEGFNLSSLVSREQALHWVAETLKIALALASRLGDPVYDSTITESMDDMLSKVEAAYFRGQINDSQTAPVPLLPIYELNGAPTAAQVLIMGPDDFIVAMVSSLNRPFGSGLITPSGILLNSQMLDFSWPNRTANHPAPSLENSVQPGKRPLSFLLPTVVRPAEGLCGTYLALGANGAARGLSGLTQVLLNVLTLNRNLSDSLARGRLHPDLQTNLLQVDSEFTEEEIEFLEARGHHVEKVDVLSWVHGSRRTNNFIIGVKDPRSPDAAGATIL
- the GGT7 gene encoding glutathione hydrolase 7 isoform X1; protein product: MAAENEASQESALGAYSPVDYMSITSFPRLPEDEPAPAAPLRSRKDEDAFLGDPDTDPDSFLKSARLQRLPSSSSEMGSQDGSPLRETRKDPFSAAASECSCRQDGLTVIVTACLTFATGVTVALIMQIYFGDPQIFHQGAVVTDAAHCTSLGIEVLSKQGSSVDAAVAAALCLGIVAPHSSGLGGGGVMLVHDIRRNKSHLIDFRESAPGALREEALQRSWETKVGTLPGLLVGVPGMVKGLHEAHQLYGRLPWSQVLAFAAAVAQDGFNITHDLAQALAEQPPPNASERFRETFLPSGHPPLPGSLLRRPDLAAVLDVLGTYGPAAFYAGGNLTLEMVAEAQHAGGVITEEDFSNYSALLEKPVCGVYRGHLVLSPRPPHTGPALISALNILEGFNLSSLVSREQALHWVAETLKIALALASRLGDPVYDSTITESMDDMLSKVEAAYFRGQINDSQTAPVPLLPIYELNGAPTAAQVLIMGPDDFIVAMVSSLNRPFGSGLITPSGILLNSQMLDFSWPNRTANHPAPSLENSVQPGKRPLSFLLPTVVRPAEGLCGTYLALGANGAARGLSGLTQVLLNVLTLNRNLSDSLARGRLHPDLQTNLLQVDSEFTEEEIEFLEARGHHVEKVDVLSWVHGSRRTNNFIIGVKDPRSPDAAGATIL